A segment of the Mastacembelus armatus chromosome 7, fMasArm1.2, whole genome shotgun sequence genome:
CAGAGTGAGTCCAATCCGGGGGCAGCTACGGGAGACGTTACGGTAATGTCAGATGCAACATCTGGCGTTGGGAAACCTGGGACGACTGCTGTTCAGACTTTGAATGGAAGTTCCGTGGTGATAAACTGTCACGTTTCCGGAGGAGCATCTGCTGACAGCGGCGGCAACAGCTCGCAACCCGCCGTCACGCCTGTCAACAACGGACCTGTTTCTGCGAGCAAAGGAAGCGCAGCAGTTTCGTCTGCACCATCCAGCGCAAGTACTGTTATTCAAACTTCTGCGTCAAGTGCGCAAAACACCGTGACTTCGCCTGTGATTTCCTCCCAGCCCTCTGTGAAAAGTGTACCCACAGTGACGCTTGTGAGGCCGCCTATGCAAACTCCCATTAACGCCCCACAAAGCGGATGCAGCTCATCCACAATTGTCTCATCAGCAGCCGGTAATGTTACCAGCACCACAGGCTCACTCGTCAACAAACCCGACTCCACAAAAACAATAACGCAGACCGCACAGGTTGCGCTTTCCACCGCTGCGAGTGGGACGACGGTGACCGTGAGGAGCCCGACTGTTCTGCAGAACCTGAGGACTTCAGCACCGTCAGCAGTCGCTGCCACTCCTCCTGGTGGGATACGAGCTATTGCTCCACAGGTGTTGGCCCCTCGACTCACGCAGCCTCAGCAAAACACCCCAAATATCCAAAACATTCAGCTCCCTCCAGGTAACTTAACAGTACAGGAGCACCGGTGAATAACTTTGTCAGAAACTTGTTACTGCTTAGCACAAATGGCCCAGAACTGATTGTCTTCTGGGGCCACAAACACATTGGAGGTGAATTTATGCTTTTAACTGCAgattagacttaaaaccttgAGAGCAGTCAGGCTACTTATTTCTCTACCGTAAATCAAACTAGCATTTTGTTGCTGATCATTGATGGGGACAGTATGGGACAATGGAAAACTTACATCCACAGCTATTTAATGAGTATTTTGAGTTTAAGGTTTAAGGTTTTTGCACTGGCAGATTGAGATTTCACCCAAACTCAATTAAAGGGATTTTCTTTGACAGATGACAGTATGAATTGCTCAGCTGTAGAAATATGAATACATAGGAATTGTCTCTGGTTGGGTGTTCAGAGCCATACCAGCCACTTAACAACTGGTCAGACAACAATAAGCTATAATATAACTGGGTGATTAAACGCAGCATTCAGTAACATGTAGCTATGTACAACTCAGCACAAAAAccttttgcttttgctgtttgaTTCTCCTGTTCAGTGACTCTACAGCTCAGTATTACTTTTGGCATCAGTGTATGTGCTGGAGCACAGCGACTTACACAGCCAGGCACCGGGTAATGGAAACAGGCAGGCTATAACACTCGGCTCCAGTCCATAGTACTGGTCTATAATGATGattatacacaaaaacaaaaaagccacAACAGACAATAACATCCTGGCAGCAAGAAAACAACTTTACTTGGAGTTGCACTGAGATAAGGACACTTGGCTTGCAAAGGGTTTGGTTTACAGTACCATTTTTGTGGCTCAGTTTGATTTGTCACAGGCCTCCTAGCCATGCATCAGTAGATCTACAGATGAGTAATGCATACTCTTTCATGTCAGGACCTCCATGCATACCTACAGCATACTGATGCATGGCTGTTTGAGACAGAAAAGCCCTGACAGCTTAACCCCCCCCTGACATTTGCCTCTTGCAGGCATGGTCTTGGTTCGCAGTGAGAGTGGGCAGCTGCTGATGATTCACCAGCAGACCTTAGCTCAGATGCAAGCTCAGTCGCAGTCCCAAAGCGCTATGACACCACGACCTGCAGTCCCCACCAGCACTCCGCCTGTCCAGATCACTTCTCTACAGGTACCAGGACTGCTAGACACACTCTGATACTCACTGCCACACTGGGTATTGGCCAAATGTGACAGATACTCTTTAAATACTGTTTTGTTACCACCGTTGTTATATAACTGTAACAGCATGATTTTGTAAACATCtaaaacaacataattacaATCAAGACAAGTGATGGTGCATCCATAATACAAAGGGCAATACTTTGCAGATCCCACCACAATGACAGTTTAAACCACAACAGTACACATCTTTCAGTGTCATATAGGAAGTTAGATGTTACCATTTCAGTCTGATAGAAAGTGAGAACTAAAAATTAGCTCTTTCATgacacactgtaaataaaaacacgAGTTGATTTGATTAGTTTTACAATGCAGCCTAATTTAATTGCACTAGTGCATTATTAGAGGAAAGTGGaagagaaactttttttttcttcattacttCTTTCCAAAAGGAATTAAAAGCAGCATTCAGTGGCTTCACTAAGTATTCATACTCCTCCAGTTTTTCAACACTTTGTAgtagatttaatttaaaatggacTGGATTGCAGATTTTGCCCATCAGTCAACACTGGATAATCCATAATGACCAAGTGAAAACATGTCACTCGTACAGAGCTTGCAGAGACTCACCCAAGAAGATATTAGGCTGTAATTGTACAAAGTACTGACATAAGAATCAgaatatttgattttaatttaattacagtTTGTATGGATTATTCAGTATAGGTGGACAAAAATGGCAACGTTTTCCATCaaaatctacaacacaataaaacatgcaaaaaatgaaGCAGTCTGAAGTAGCAGAAGGCaatgaatatactgtaaaacttattttattttttttttttacagtaattatTAGATAAACACATGATTAGGAAACACATGATTATTTCTTCCATTAAGGCCCCATTTACATAGTGTCATTTGTTTAACACCTCCTTTTATATCCCCTGCTGTTCTGCAGGCTCCAGGTACATCGCTGCTGGCTCGTCCAGTTACTCCCACCACCATCATTAAACAAGGTTCCACAGTCCCAGCCACTGTGACAGCCACCACCACACTGCAGAGGCCTCCTGTGCTGCAGGTACCTCCACcacaaatgacattaaaaataatcaattcAGTGTGTCATGCCAGCTGAATAACTCAGTTCCactacataaaaacacaatttgtgcTCATATTGAACAAGGTGTAACCAGTAGACAATAAAATTATAGCAGACTATTTGTTTTGCAcagaatgttttttatattttgagaGTTATGCATTTAGCTTAAACTTTGCctcaaacaaaatgtttcacagggttataaaatgtcattttttaccTGCTGACGCAGATAGATAAGATCTCACCTGACATTCAGATTTTTACCTGCCACTTCTGAAAGCAGTGCACAGTAGAttctgcacctcctgtgactcaGATAGCCCAATGGCATCAATAGCACCGACATCATTGTCCACTTGCTCCTTTCTGCCTACATCACTCTACACATCAAAGTGTAGTCATCATGGCCTCAACAAAATCTAATCAGCCATGCTGTTTCCCATTTTCCCAAACTAaaattttcaaagaaaaaactATTACCAACCACTTTTTTAATGTTCCCTGTATCCGCTAACCTCACATAGTTATCCCATAGATCTTGCTTCATGCATTGTGGCCTGGCATTGCTCAGAACACATTGATTTCAGATGAGGTTGACAACAATATGGACAAAAAATATGATTGTCCAGGACACCAACAATAGTCACAAGAGGTTTGAATGCAGGTAATGCTTGTTATGTGCAAACAAACTGTTCCTCATATTTCTACTCCTGCATCTTTTTTGGGCCAGTTATGAGTAATTTAATACGCTAATTAACAACAGACCCAGAACTTGTTTCAAAGGCTGTAAGTTACTTTGCCAAATAACTGCAATGAAAGGTGgttgttttttcccccactaAGGtcagcacatttgttttcatttctctggCTCCTCCGGCCAGCTTGTTTATTTGCTCACTTCAAAATCCTTGCTGTGTGTTCATCTTTCTTAGCATTGTTCGGGTTGCTATGGAAGTCCCTTCAAAGGTTAATACTTTTATTAAAGCTCATTTGTTTTGCACATCATACTGTTTTAGCAAGCTCTGTTGTAATTTagggaaggaagaggaaaattGTTATGCAcccatgagtgtgtgttgtatacATAGTCTAGACGTATCTGCGACAGCAGGAAAAATACAACATGGACAATGGAACTACATGAAGTCCTAGTGAAAACTGAATGTACAGTGCTATGGGAGCAGACATGACATTTTTTGACCTTGTCATTTTACTGTGTCTCATCTCATGACTGCATATTCACTGACTCATACAGAACACCATCGTGCTGGGAGGAACTGCCGCCACCCCGGCACAACCGCTAGGAACGCCTACCACAGTGCAGCCTGGATCTGCAACCACAGCAGTAACACAGAGGGTGGGGCCTCTTGGGGCCACTCCGACCCCTGTCACTCCGATAGCTATCACAGCTGTAAGAGAGAAGTACTAATatttaatgttctttttttcctgtgaaataGTTCAAAAGTTAAGTAATGGGTTATACAGGTACTTAAGTTTGAggacatgtttgtgttctgcttcACATTTCTATACCATGCCTGATGTATCTATTTAAGAAAAAATGCCACTTGCATGTGCATACTTACAGGAGACACTGGAGAATGTGAAGAAGTGTAGAAACTTTCTGTCCACGCTGATCAAGCTGGCATCTAGTGGAAAACAATCCTCTGAGACTACAGCCAATGTCAAAGAACTGGTCAAGAACCTGctggtacattttttttttcctctttccatcttttccaTAATCTCCTTCTCACTGTCACTATTTCTGCATTTAAAACTCTTTGTCCACATCTACAATCATtgtctatttttaaatatatatatatatatattttattttgatccaccgtctgtgtttactgtatatcAGGAAGCGAAGATAGAGCCTGAAGATTTCACCAGCAGGTTATACAGAGAGCTCAGCTCCTCACCACAGCCGTACCTTGTGCCTTTCCTGAAGGTGAGATCAGTCACACACCAGCAGATATGCATTCAACATATTACATGTTGTTGAAACTGAAGACTGGTTGTAGCCACTGCATGACAACTGTTTGCCACATGCAAGCTGATTTTACACTGCTCACATTAATACATGCTGAAACTATGCAGCtattacagatttttttaaaattaacttATTATCATACAAATGAGTATAACTCAGGTGGTTTAGTAATGCTGTGTATATTACTGAAGTTGTAGAACCAGATCTTGTTTAAACACTTATTTCCAGGCAATTTACTTACAGTATTAAAGTATTGATGAGTTAAACACTGGATTTACTGTCCTGCATCAAGTACAAGGTTTACACCAACATTTCCAAATTGCTTCCGCACCCCTTTTGATGAGCtagtgaggggaaaaaacaaaaactacagacacatgcagtgcAACCAGTTCACTGTCCTTTTCCAAAGCTACAAGTGAAGGATGGCTTTTAGCAGGCTAAATGGAACAGAAATAGTCATGTCTCAGACATAATGGAAGTGCAAGAacagaattattattatatttgagtGTACAATATTAGTTGTTACTGTCATGGCTGCTACTTTACAGAGACATCATTTAACTGCTTAATTATAAACTTGGAATTAGTAACATAATTGTATTCATATAAATCAGGTGAAGACAAAACTGAGCGCACTTGCGATAGTGATTTGCATGTGCAATAATGTGAAAGTACATGCAGTAGCAGACTAATTTCCTCTACAAGTACTAATCTATTTTTTGATAATTACATCATTAAATCAGTTTAACCATAATTCaaatacatgtaaaaacatATTCATTCATGCCCCATTTATTGATGTAATAGTGGGAAACACTGCTAAGTAGCCATTATTACAAATAGATACTGCAGTATTTGTGCTATtgtgaaataatttcatttaaaaatatgaaaataaaccaaatgagGCAAGCTGCAGAGGCTTTTGGACTAAATACATGTTATGTTGTCTGCTTGTAGAGAAGTCTCCCAGCACTGCGTCAGATGACTCCAGACTCAGAGGCCTTTATCCAGCAGAGCCTGTTGCCTCAGACCAGCACTCAGCCTGCTGCGGCAGCCTCCACGGCCCTCACTGCTGTGGTGCTGCGACCTCCTATCTCCACCTGCACCACCACAGCCACCAGCACTGCCATGACCAAAACGACAGTTATTAGCCTTACTCAGACGCCTCACAGCAAACCTGGACTGGTAATTTTGCCGCTACTGggaaatattttttcatgtttctgagTTTCATGATTAGCATGTACATAGAAGTGGAGTTCgtacttattttttttctacttggATTATTTTTATCTCTACTTTTATTGCAATTCTCATTCTTTCCTACTGAATATGCACAGATGGTGCCACAGCAGCAGGGGACAGTAGTGAGGCCACAGGTGACCCTGGCTCAGTCTCCCATGGTAACATTCAGAGGACCACTTCATAGCCGTATCATTGTGGGCCAGCCCCAGGTGGTCAAACAGCTGCAGGCAGGTATGTGTTCATCAGTGACTTGCACTTTTTATTCTATCCATATAGTGAACTGAATATGGAGGTAATTTATTTGTCAGTGGCCATGTATGCATTTTATAATGTTCTTTATTGAAGTGTTGCCACCGTGTGGATACTGTCTGTAACTGCATGACACTAAGCTAAACCTGAAAATCAATATTGCCACAACTATATTTGATTAATTTCACTTACCTCTGAACTTGCCTCTGTGAATCTTTGTACATTAGTTCCTTCACTGAAGCAGCCATTGGTTCCAGGGGCCAAAGGCATACAAGTAGTGAGCCAGGCCGCTCTCACTACTGCTCAGAACAAGCTGAAGGATGCAGGAGGGGGAACCTTCAGGTCTGTGACAAATTCATATGAATGTTACTGATACTGTATAAATACTGGTCTCCAAATAGTCAGTTTTCAAGGACTGTTATAGGTTCTTTGTGATGaattcacagattttttttttttttcaatcattGCATTTGATGCTGGAACTGGTTAGCAAAGTCATGcaaacaatatattttacatacaaTTTGCATGATTTAAAGCTGTAACAATTTATTTGTTGAATAACAAAAATGTCACTGATTAGGTTAAGTCAATTTCCAAGCAAAAATGTTACACATTCACATATCCCAGCTTCTAAATTGTCAAGGCttgcattttgtctttaataTAGAATAAAGGGCCTGAATGTTTTTCTTACTTAATTTCTAACGTTTTTGCCTAAACTTTGTAAATAATAATCAGTAATGAGAGTACTCATTAATTAcagcctttatttattttcattaatattaGATGATTGAGAAGGTGTTTTCCTTAAAAAGTTATAGACTTTAATAAGTCAAATTGAAATTTTTAGTCAGCTTATATTAATACTTGGACCAAAGACAATATTTTCATTAACTAGTCTTACTATTCTCATCAGCTTGGTACACGACATATAGGGCAGAGTCACTCTGTTCTTACGTTTGCATGTCTGAATTGATTTTTGTGAACCTTTCGACAGCAGTGCCTAGGgtagcagaaaacaaacataccaCAGATAACTCCAGATAACAGAAGATTACATTGTGCcttcacaacaaaacaaaagatataGAAAACTCTGCAGAAATGGTGAAATGGCGTCTTACAAGGATGTGCACAAACAGATTCGCTGTGCACCATGGAAAACTGAGTCCGTAGAGCAGGAAATGAGAACAAAAGATTCACCCATAAGAGATTTTGGCAGATTAGAAAGAGGAGAACAAAAACTGAGGAGCTGTATAGCACAATGGAATCAAACTCTAGTTTTCTGAATTAAATGTTGTAATAAATGTTTCAAGGATGCTATTTTATTACCACCCTTGTGATAAATTGATTTAGCAGACACATTTGTCAATGAATGCAGTAATTCTCTTATATTATTAATTACCTTATAAGCATAAGTGGTTGTCGGTGATACATCATGGTGGTTACCTCCTCTCTatcgagaaaaaaaaaaaaactacatttacaaAGACATCAGTAAAGCTTTAATGAGGAGCAATTTTGATGAAAGACAGCAGTCGGTAATAACACATGCAGATAAAGTAGGATTCATTACAGGAGATATGTAAAGGATTGCATTAAATTGTACAGGTGTAAAAATAATATAGTGAGGAGACAGAGGCCCAGGAATGTAATTTCTGTCTTGTGTAACAGGTAGTAGGACTACTATAATGTTGAATAATCGGTCAATTATGTTTTCGATTAATCAGAATTTTacaaagaatagaaaaaaaacctcagttttcaacattttcttaaaatattatTTGGCGACGTAActtatgtgtatatatagtcattttgtcgagtagtcattagcattagatggcactcttggctTAATTcaagataatactgtactgcagaaaaagtaaaaacatgtatgtttacactaaactacaactcctagtgtaacacaagtgaaaatgccgtccaaaagaaagagctatacttcaggtaataaagtctgcagctgaaacaaaacaggagtTAATGTctgcattcagacaacctgagagaggaggaggacctgTCGCTTCATACGGTCCTCCCCGACATTGGCCCAGTTATTTAAAGTAACTTGACACGGATAAATGAGTTTCATAacgcacttctgcttgttgttctgtcgagcctacgttcttcataggctaatttagaccATAGTTAGTATAATGAGAAATCCAATTTATAAAccgaagcaacttatatgttttttttttttctgttcaaaaaGGCTGTTATTTCTGAAAGTAACTAATATTctggtgtgacttatagtctggatAATACGGTATTTTTGTGTtatgacatttaaacatatcTTAAATttgattacattaaaaaaaggcACTTGTTTACTACAATttcactgaaagcaaaagtgTGTGGTGAAGTGGTACCCTAATGAAGCAGCATGCACTTGAACATCGATAGACATTGTCttggtgagctgcatgtaagAATGCAATTGTCAGAGGAACATGGACCAGACATTACCCAGGGAATATTATCCTTTTTCCTCTAAGCTCCCATTGCTATAAGTTCACTGTATCTCCCTTATGCTCTAACGTTACAAATACAACACTGGCAGTCTCTGAAATAACCTGAATTTTCTCCTCATGTGAGAACGTGTCTCGATTGTGTTGGACAATCTCATGCTGTGTGCTGCATatgttaaaacaacaactcCAGACCATCTCTGGACAAGTTGGCCTGAGAGCCATTATCAATTTACTGGATAACTGATTCTCTGACcacattacagaaaaactagaaaagaAGGCACCACCATTgtccacataacagtgtaaaaattgtttGTGTAAAACATTTCACCTTTCTCAGCCTCTGCCATTTTCATCTCAGCAactgctgtgtcactgtgtgctgTAGCAAACACCTACATCTCTAGGTCTAACGTATTGAAAATTACGTTCATTGCCAATgatattcatatatatttacCAATTTTAGaaattagttgttgcagccctaacaGGTAGAATGCTTGTGAACAAATCAAATTGCTGTTTCActgaaaattaatttttctACTAAAGTTGGAAATTTTTAAACCCTAATTACACTGTAGTGGCTTTGGGAACCGTTCttgtatttttgctttaatATATCAACACTGCAAATGGTTGTTATTATTGCAGTGATTTGGTCAGACTTATTTAGACTACATGATGAACTGTCAtagtatttacatttacaatacatttataaaactaCCAAGATGATTCTTTTATAAGTGTGAAATCTGTTACTGTTTCTctaatcactttttattttctccaggGATGATGATGATATCAATGATGTGGCCTCCATGGCAGGAGTCAATTTATTGGAGGAAAGTGCCCGTATCTTAGCAACCAGTTCACTTGTTGGCACAGTGACTCGTTCCTGTAAAGATGAGACCTTCCTCTCCACCTCTTCACTCACCCAGCGAGCTCTGGAGATCGGTGAGATGCATAAACTTGAGAAAGAAATGTACAGCGCGCTTTTGCTTTCAGTGGCTGACACCATCTAACTCTGTCTACATCTCTATCCACGCTCCTGCTGTTGTGACAGGTAAGAAGTTTGGTGTCAGTGAGTTGGGCACAGATGTGATCAGCTACATTTCCTACGCCACACAACAGCGACTTCAAAACCTGCTGGAAAAGGTGTCGCAAGTGGCGCAGCAGAAGAACATAACTTTCAAGGTGATAATTAATTACAGTAATTTGAGAGTTGGCAAGACCCTCTGTCATTTACTGAGTTTACATTTCtactgttgtctctctctgtcctaCGTCTTCTACGTCTTCCTATATTCTACTTTCAGGAGGACCAGCGGTACGAACAGCTCAGTGACGTGCGAACACAGCTGAAATTCTTTGAGCAGCTGGATCAGATGGAGAAGCAAAGAAaggaagagcaggagagagagatcCTCTTGAAGGCTGCCAAGGTAACAATGTGCAACAAGGTCACGCAATAAGACAGGAAGACTCCTAGGCACTGTCATAACTGCATAGATAAACCAAGTGAGGTCTCGGGTCAGCATCATTAGTATACATTTCCTCTACTGCCAGAGAGCAAATATGCTAACTACgagtgagtgaatgaataaaacagTTGAATGAATAAATTGAACATATCTAtcttgaaatattaaaatgttctcTACGTTTCTGCAGTCTCGGTCACGGCAAGAGGACCCAGAGCAGCTCCGACTTAAACAGAAGGCCAAAGAAGTAAGAATTTGTTACGATAAGTGATTACATGACCACTTTTCTTCGTGAAGCATCATAATGAGTTGGTCTGCGAGACTAACCTGTGCATTACTGCTTGTATTCCAGATGCAGCAGCAAGAGCTGGCTCAGATCAGGCAGAGAGAAGCCAACCTAACAGCGCTGGCAGCAATCGGTCCAAGGAAAAAACGGAAAATGGACTCTCCTGTTCGAGGTGCCAGTGCAGAGGTGAGGAACAGACGAGTTGTGCTTATGTTAAATCACTTGAAATTCACAAATGAGACCAGTAAAAGCCACAACAAGACATTTAGTCTGTCTTACGTTTGCTCCATTTCACCTCCAGGGCTCAGGGTCAGGCCCCTCCCAGCCTGGAGGCTCCAGTGGAGGGGGCTCCAGACACTTTATGCGACAGCGCATCACCAGAGTCAACCTCAGGGACCTGTTGTTCTGCCTGGAGCATGAAAAAGGGACCAGTCATTCGCACCTGCTTTATAAAGGCTTCCTCAAATAGCACCGCCATTAAAATGAGTAGTCGCACTTAGTGGCTTTAAGGAAGCAGAGCTGACCGTCAGCTCAGACCCTTTCTGCCAGTACTTTCTTTGATCACCCACTGCTGGATGACGAGACGTCTGTCTGTGGGAAGAGAATTATCTGAAGCGATGTCAGCTTTTAAAAGCCTCTTCAAGCACAGTATTTTCAGCACAAAGATGGAGCAAACATTGGAACTCGGCCCTGATTTCAGTGTgcctttcagctcagtttggtCTTCAGAGACCAGTTGCACTCAACCACACTTCACTCATGCACTGCCTCATGAAAACAGTCTTTAAACTCAGCTGAGCACTTGAGATTTAGAAATCCTGTCAGCATCTTTCTCTGACATCTGTATTGTAGCAGCAAATCTGTGAAGTGGTTACACCTCAGAGTA
Coding sequences within it:
- the LOC113146151 gene encoding transcription initiation factor TFIID subunit 4 is translated as MRLTRERSWAKMAAGSDLLDDVFFNTEVDEKVVSALVGSLESELTGTGHVNTTSGNQSAANHVGSSVVCSNSSVQGGKMGLSQQELAKAGTGVQGGVIGSTGSQGSSMDGAAGTTSAAGPSMTIAQSESNPGAATGDVTVMSDATSGVGKPGTTAVQTLNGSSVVINCHVSGGASADSGGNSSQPAVTPVNNGPVSASKGSAAVSSAPSSASTVIQTSASSAQNTVTSPVISSQPSVKSVPTVTLVRPPMQTPINAPQSGCSSSTIVSSAAGNVTSTTGSLVNKPDSTKTITQTAQVALSTAASGTTVTVRSPTVLQNLRTSAPSAVAATPPGGIRAIAPQVLAPRLTQPQQNTPNIQNIQLPPGMVLVRSESGQLLMIHQQTLAQMQAQSQSQSAMTPRPAVPTSTPPVQITSLQAPGTSLLARPVTPTTIIKQGSTVPATVTATTTLQRPPVLQNTIVLGGTAATPAQPLGTPTTVQPGSATTAVTQRVGPLGATPTPVTPIAITAETLENVKKCRNFLSTLIKLASSGKQSSETTANVKELVKNLLEAKIEPEDFTSRLYRELSSSPQPYLVPFLKRSLPALRQMTPDSEAFIQQSLLPQTSTQPAAAASTALTAVVLRPPISTCTTTATSTAMTKTTVISLTQTPHSKPGLMVPQQQGTVVRPQVTLAQSPMVTFRGPLHSRIIVGQPQVVKQLQAVPSLKQPLVPGAKGIQVVSQAALTTAQNKLKDAGGGTFRDDDDINDVASMAGVNLLEESARILATSSLVGTVTRSCKDETFLSTSSLTQRALEIGKKFGVSELGTDVISYISYATQQRLQNLLEKVSQVAQQKNITFKEDQRYEQLSDVRTQLKFFEQLDQMEKQRKEEQEREILLKAAKSRSRQEDPEQLRLKQKAKEMQQQELAQIRQREANLTALAAIGPRKKRKMDSPVRGASAEGSGSGPSQPGGSSGGGSRHFMRQRITRVNLRDLLFCLEHEKGTSHSHLLYKGFLK